In Mycolicibacterium mucogenicum DSM 44124, the following are encoded in one genomic region:
- a CDS encoding nitroreductase family deazaflavin-dependent oxidoreductase — translation MSSRQDHPNNAAGVPMIFPVWLENFQIKYINPALRPLSKKLPGFSVIKHRGRKSGKEFETIVTSYRKGDVLAIGLAHGKTNWVKNVLAAGEADIHVARRDLHLVNPRILPAGTSDPSLPRIAQIVAKRSGVFVADIAH, via the coding sequence ATGTCAAGCCGTCAGGACCACCCCAACAACGCCGCCGGCGTGCCGATGATCTTCCCGGTGTGGTTGGAGAACTTCCAGATCAAGTACATCAACCCGGCGTTGCGCCCGTTGTCCAAGAAGCTGCCGGGGTTCTCGGTCATCAAGCACCGCGGCCGCAAGTCCGGCAAGGAGTTCGAGACCATCGTCACCTCGTACCGCAAGGGCGATGTGCTGGCGATCGGGCTGGCTCACGGCAAGACCAATTGGGTCAAGAACGTGCTCGCCGCGGGCGAGGCCGACATCCACGTCGCGCGCCGGGATCTGCACCTGGTGAATCCGCGCATCCTGCCCGCGGGTACCAGTGACCCTTCGCTGCCGCGGATCGCACAGATCGTGGCCAAGCGCAGCGGCGTGTTCGTCGCCGACATCGCCCACTGA
- the nadC gene encoding carboxylating nicotinate-nucleotide diphosphorylase → MALNAAELADAHAIIDRALDEDLRYGPDVTSVATVSADATTVASMVSRQPGVIAGLDIAVLVLDKVIGEGAYRILDRAEDGVEVKPGDAVLTVEAPTRALLTAERTMLNLVCHLSGIATETARWVQEVAGTDTAIRDTRKTLPGLRLLQKYAVRVGGGVNHRLGLGDAALIKDNHVAAAGSVLAALQAVRAVAPDLPCEVEVDSLEQLDEILGENVELVLLDNFPVWQTQIAVQRRDARAPGTKLESSGGLSLDSAAAYASTGVDFLAIGALTHSVRVLDVGLDT, encoded by the coding sequence ATGGCATTGAACGCAGCGGAATTGGCCGACGCGCACGCGATCATCGATCGCGCGCTCGACGAGGATCTGCGCTATGGGCCGGACGTCACCTCGGTGGCGACGGTGTCCGCCGACGCCACCACGGTCGCGTCGATGGTGTCGCGGCAGCCGGGCGTCATCGCGGGCCTGGACATCGCGGTTCTGGTGCTGGACAAGGTGATCGGCGAGGGCGCCTACCGGATCCTCGACCGCGCCGAGGACGGCGTCGAGGTCAAGCCCGGCGATGCGGTGCTGACCGTCGAGGCCCCGACACGGGCCCTCCTGACCGCCGAACGCACGATGCTGAACCTCGTCTGCCATCTGTCGGGCATCGCCACCGAGACGGCCCGCTGGGTGCAGGAGGTGGCCGGGACCGACACCGCTATCCGTGACACCCGAAAGACGTTGCCCGGACTGCGGTTGTTGCAGAAGTACGCGGTGCGCGTCGGCGGCGGTGTCAACCACCGGCTGGGGTTGGGCGATGCCGCACTCATCAAGGACAACCACGTCGCAGCCGCCGGATCGGTGCTGGCGGCCCTGCAGGCGGTCCGTGCGGTGGCGCCGGATCTGCCGTGCGAGGTCGAGGTGGATTCGCTCGAGCAGCTCGACGAAATCCTCGGTGAGAACGTCGAATTGGTGTTGCTGGACAACTTCCCGGTCTGGCAGACGCAGATCGCGGTGCAGCGCCGCGACGCCCGCGCGCCCGGCACCAAGCTGGAATCGTCGGGTGGTCTCAGCCTCGATTCGGCCGCGGCCTACGCCTCGACCGGGGTCGACTTCCTCGCCATCGGCGCGCTGACGCATTCGGTACGGGTGCTCGACGTCGGCCTCGATACGTAA
- a CDS encoding L-aspartate oxidase produces the protein MSAHAGRRTAACGGRGYWRQRADVIVVGTGVAGLAAARAAQLAGSRVVVVGKSGETATAYAQGGIAVVIPDTDDSVQAHVADTVAAGAGLCDVDAVTSIVADGYAAVRELVGAGAAFDEAGPGDWSLTREGGHSRRRIIHAGGDATGAEVQRALAAATQTLDIRPNHVALQVLHHDGAVSGLLVLSPEGPGVLTAPSVILATGGLGQLYTATTNPDGSTGDGIALALRAGLPVRDIEFIQFHPTMLYTGAAGGRCPLITEALRGEGAVLRDLRGDSVTDGVHPMGDLAPRDVVAAAIDARLAATGDDYVYLDARGVPDVAARFPTVTAACLAAGIDPARQPIPVVPGAHYSCGGVVTDVFGRTEMAGLYAAGEVGRTGMHGANRLASNSLLEGLVVGGRAGRAAAEQARDAGGNRVPEPDLGKRPALNRDVLQRDMTSYASVVRDAAGLGRLGELLAGARGTAMSDRAAVEDAALTVTASAVAAAAAVRAESRGCHHRSDRPDRDPAFGVSIDVRLDAAGRAVAALPIGVCN, from the coding sequence GTGAGCGCCCACGCGGGCCGTCGGACGGCTGCTTGCGGCGGCCGCGGCTACTGGCGCCAGCGGGCCGACGTCATCGTCGTCGGCACAGGGGTCGCCGGCCTCGCGGCGGCGCGTGCCGCCCAGCTGGCCGGCAGCCGCGTCGTGGTCGTCGGCAAGTCCGGCGAGACGGCGACCGCTTATGCCCAGGGCGGCATCGCGGTCGTCATCCCCGACACCGATGATTCGGTGCAGGCGCACGTCGCCGACACCGTCGCGGCCGGGGCCGGCTTGTGCGATGTCGACGCGGTCACCTCGATCGTCGCCGACGGCTATGCCGCCGTGCGTGAATTGGTCGGCGCCGGTGCGGCTTTCGACGAAGCCGGGCCGGGGGATTGGTCCCTGACCCGCGAGGGTGGGCACAGCCGCCGCCGCATCATCCATGCCGGTGGCGATGCCACCGGTGCCGAGGTGCAGCGCGCACTGGCCGCCGCGACCCAGACGCTCGACATCCGACCCAATCATGTTGCGCTGCAGGTCCTGCACCACGACGGTGCGGTCAGCGGTCTGCTGGTGCTGAGTCCTGAAGGACCGGGTGTGCTGACGGCGCCGTCGGTGATCCTGGCGACCGGTGGCCTGGGGCAGCTGTACACCGCGACGACGAATCCGGACGGTTCGACCGGCGACGGCATCGCCCTGGCGCTGCGCGCCGGATTACCGGTCCGTGACATCGAATTCATCCAGTTTCACCCGACGATGCTGTACACCGGCGCGGCCGGCGGCCGGTGCCCGCTGATCACCGAAGCCTTGCGCGGCGAAGGGGCCGTCCTGCGTGACCTCCGCGGCGACTCGGTGACCGACGGTGTGCACCCGATGGGGGACCTGGCTCCGCGCGACGTCGTGGCCGCCGCGATCGATGCCCGCCTCGCGGCCACCGGCGACGACTACGTCTACCTCGATGCGCGCGGCGTCCCCGACGTCGCCGCCCGGTTCCCGACGGTCACGGCCGCGTGCCTGGCGGCCGGCATCGACCCTGCGCGCCAACCGATTCCGGTGGTGCCGGGCGCCCATTACAGCTGCGGGGGTGTGGTCACCGACGTGTTCGGCCGCACCGAGATGGCGGGTCTGTACGCCGCCGGCGAGGTCGGACGCACCGGTATGCACGGCGCCAACCGCCTGGCCTCCAACAGCCTGCTGGAGGGATTGGTGGTCGGTGGCCGGGCCGGTCGTGCGGCGGCGGAGCAGGCCCGCGACGCCGGCGGAAACCGGGTACCGGAGCCGGATCTGGGCAAGCGGCCCGCGCTGAATCGCGATGTGCTGCAACGTGACATGACGAGCTACGCCTCGGTGGTGCGCGACGCCGCCGGGCTGGGCCGGCTGGGCGAGTTGCTCGCCGGCGCCCGCGGCACGGCCATGTCGGACCGTGCCGCCGTCGAGGATGCGGCCTTGACCGTGACGGCCTCGGCGGTTGCTGCCGCTGCGGCCGTGCGCGCGGAATCCCGTGGCTGCCACCACCGCAGTGACCGACCGGATCGCGATCCGGCCTTCGGGGTATCGATCGATGTGCGGCTGGATGCCGCCGGGCGTGCGGTGGCCGCCCTGCCGATAGGAGTGTGCAACTGA
- the nadA gene encoding quinolinate synthase NadA produces the protein MTVLDRAAEFEGFGDVVADGQWADEVRRLAKERNATILAHNYQLPEIQDIADHVGDSLALSRIAADAAEDTIVFCGVHFMAETAKILSPAKTVLIPDQRAGCSLADSITADDLRAWKADYPDAVVVSYVNTTAAVKALTDICCTSSNAVEVVASIPADKTVLFCPDQFLGAHVRRMTGRDNLHIWAGECHVHAGINGDELADQARSHPDAELFVHPECGCATSALYLAGEGAVPDDRVKILSTGGMLDAARETHAKQVLVATEIGMLHQLRRAAPETEFLAVNDRASCPYMKMITPAALLRCLRDGADEVHVDEDVAAAARLSVQRMIGIGQPGGGE, from the coding sequence ATGACGGTTCTGGACCGTGCGGCGGAGTTCGAAGGTTTCGGCGACGTGGTCGCCGACGGGCAGTGGGCAGACGAAGTGCGTCGCCTTGCCAAGGAACGCAACGCCACAATCCTCGCGCACAACTACCAGCTGCCCGAGATTCAGGACATCGCCGACCATGTGGGCGACTCGCTGGCGCTGTCGCGGATCGCTGCGGACGCCGCTGAGGACACCATCGTGTTCTGCGGTGTGCACTTCATGGCCGAGACCGCCAAAATCCTGTCGCCGGCCAAGACGGTGCTGATCCCGGACCAGCGGGCGGGCTGCTCGCTGGCCGATTCGATCACCGCCGACGACCTGCGGGCCTGGAAGGCCGACTACCCGGACGCGGTCGTGGTGTCCTACGTGAACACCACCGCGGCCGTCAAAGCCCTCACCGACATTTGCTGCACGTCGTCCAACGCGGTCGAGGTCGTCGCCTCGATTCCCGCGGACAAGACCGTGCTGTTCTGCCCGGACCAGTTCCTCGGTGCCCACGTGCGCCGCATGACGGGTCGGGACAACCTGCACATCTGGGCCGGCGAATGCCACGTGCACGCCGGCATCAACGGTGACGAGCTCGCCGACCAGGCCCGCTCCCACCCCGACGCCGAACTCTTCGTGCACCCCGAATGCGGTTGCGCCACCTCGGCTCTGTACCTGGCCGGCGAGGGCGCGGTGCCCGACGACCGGGTCAAAATCCTGTCGACCGGCGGCATGCTCGACGCCGCCCGCGAGACCCACGCCAAGCAGGTCCTGGTCGCCACCGAAATCGGCATGCTGCACCAGTTGCGCCGTGCCGCACCGGAAACCGAGTTTCTCGCCGTCAACGATCGGGCCTCCTGCCCATACATGAAGATGATCACGCCGGCCGCGCTGCTGCGCTGCCTGCGGGACGGTGCCGACGAAGTTCACGTCGACGAAGATGTCGCAGCCGCAGCTCGGTTGAGCGTGCAGCGCATGATCGGGATCGGGCAGCCCGGCGGCGGGGAATAG
- a CDS encoding HTTM domain-containing protein, producing the protein MRVIDKFDRWVEDGPFTPEDLGISRIVYAVSVLLVAPDITWLAEYPDFMFHPPPGPLQLLSGFPSMPVLSGMEVLRSVILVMLGLGIWTKYVSLAAWLILSATYGVTFCLGKIDHTILLTLPPLVLAFANWGNRYSLDALRRRNETSVQPQWPLRLLALLIGWGFFAAALTKVLTGWLSFSSQASRGYFVLGFVTQGRTHWLARWIAEHDVPVAWEAVDWLTVVFELSFLIALLWWRAFRITLAVATIFHLVVLLIMNIDFSNAVVAYGAFVSWGVLAGRVGSSRIGRFGSRTLESARPLLAGAGGRILVIATAVAVGVASSFLMVSPAGSISTGPIGAHLVIVVGAAIGLTYLLLRAGTTLAGGTRR; encoded by the coding sequence GTGAGGGTCATCGATAAATTCGACCGCTGGGTCGAAGATGGACCGTTCACCCCTGAGGATTTGGGCATATCCCGCATCGTTTATGCGGTCAGCGTCCTACTGGTCGCGCCCGACATCACGTGGCTGGCCGAGTATCCCGATTTCATGTTTCATCCGCCGCCCGGGCCACTTCAACTCCTATCGGGATTCCCTTCAATGCCGGTACTCAGCGGGATGGAAGTTCTTCGGTCAGTCATTCTCGTCATGCTCGGTCTGGGCATATGGACGAAGTATGTGTCGCTGGCTGCTTGGCTCATACTCTCCGCCACCTATGGTGTGACGTTCTGTCTGGGCAAGATCGACCACACGATCTTGTTGACATTGCCGCCGCTGGTATTGGCCTTCGCCAACTGGGGGAACCGCTATTCCCTCGACGCCCTTCGGCGCAGAAATGAAACCTCTGTTCAGCCACAGTGGCCCTTGCGATTGTTGGCTCTGCTGATCGGCTGGGGATTTTTCGCCGCGGCGCTGACCAAGGTCCTCACCGGCTGGCTGTCATTCTCAAGCCAAGCCTCGCGCGGATACTTCGTACTCGGCTTCGTGACACAAGGGCGGACGCACTGGCTGGCCCGGTGGATAGCTGAACATGATGTGCCGGTCGCGTGGGAGGCCGTCGACTGGCTCACCGTCGTTTTCGAGTTGTCCTTCCTCATTGCGTTACTTTGGTGGCGCGCGTTCCGGATCACGCTGGCTGTCGCGACCATATTTCATCTGGTCGTGTTGCTGATCATGAACATCGATTTCAGCAATGCCGTTGTGGCATACGGCGCCTTTGTTTCGTGGGGTGTGCTTGCCGGACGGGTCGGCAGTTCACGAATTGGCAGATTTGGCTCGCGGACCCTGGAATCGGCGCGCCCGCTATTGGCGGGCGCCGGCGGCCGCATTCTCGTGATAGCGACGGCGGTTGCCGTCGGCGTCGCGTCGTCGTTCCTCATGGTCAGTCCGGCGGGCTCGATTTCCACCGGCCCGATTGGCGCTCATCTCGTCATTGTCGTCGGCGCGGCGATAGGGCTGACGTATCTCCTGCTCCGAGCCGGCACCACCTTGGCGGGCGGTACGAGACGTTGA
- a CDS encoding NUDIX hydrolase — protein MTDVGTAHEVLAVVFQVRHLDSKTPQLSVLLWERAMEPQRGAWSLPGGQLRHDEDMVSSVRRQLAEKVDLRELTHLEQLAVFSEPKRVPGPRTIASTFLGLVPSPATPELPGDTRWHPVSALPPMAFDHGPMITHAHARLVAKMSYTNIGFALAPKEFTLTTLRDIYAATLGHPVDPTNLQRVLARRGVITPTGTTARSGRSGGRPAALYRFTDSTYRVTDEFAALRPPS, from the coding sequence GTGACGGACGTGGGGACTGCGCATGAAGTGCTCGCCGTCGTCTTCCAGGTGCGCCACCTCGACAGCAAGACACCGCAGCTCAGCGTGCTGCTCTGGGAGCGCGCCATGGAGCCGCAACGCGGCGCGTGGTCCCTGCCCGGCGGTCAGCTGCGGCACGACGAAGACATGGTCAGTTCCGTCCGGCGTCAGCTCGCCGAGAAGGTCGACCTGCGCGAACTGACCCACCTCGAGCAGCTCGCGGTCTTCTCCGAGCCCAAGCGCGTGCCCGGCCCGCGCACCATCGCCTCGACCTTCCTGGGCCTGGTGCCCTCCCCCGCAACACCCGAACTGCCGGGCGACACACGCTGGCATCCGGTGTCGGCACTGCCACCCATGGCCTTCGACCACGGCCCGATGATCACGCACGCGCACGCCCGACTGGTCGCCAAGATGTCCTACACCAACATCGGATTCGCCTTGGCACCAAAGGAATTCACCCTCACCACGTTGCGGGACATCTACGCCGCCACTTTGGGCCACCCGGTGGATCCGACCAATCTGCAGCGCGTGCTGGCCCGGCGCGGCGTCATCACCCCGACCGGCACGACGGCCCGCTCCGGACGCAGCGGCGGCCGCCCCGCCGCGCTGTACCGCTTCACCGACTCCACATACCGCGTCACAGACGAGTTCGCCGCGTTGCGTCCACCTAGTTAG
- a CDS encoding lipase family protein, which yields MTMGNAARAFDAEWIGQPYHEELQPGTRPLRPSEDSFYVPPVGFELTAPGTVLRSRDVELGFMGVIPQGVTATQLLYRSTDLNGSAQAAVTTVLLPVGHNADTRCPIVSYQCAIDAVSDACFPSYALRRRARALGSVAQLEYMLVAAVLAQGWAVSIPDHEGTDGIWGAPHEPGYHILDGLRAAINTESLGLYADAPIGLWGYSGGGLASAWAAEEYANYAPELNVVGAALGSPVANLGNVFNQLNGTSKAGLPATVIAALMHIYPGLNRVIHEHATEAGKAMLRNIEGMTTAEAVIRHAGLDFDTLLKSPLQEVLETPEVQHVFESIKLGKTAPTPPLLIMQAVYDQIIAVGNIDELTDTYVMGGSHVTYHRDILSEHIALHPLAAPMTLNWLAERFDGKPLGPTVRTSWPALLNPATYLGLLKLGVVSTKVLLGLPIGRR from the coding sequence ATGACCATGGGCAATGCAGCCAGGGCGTTCGACGCCGAGTGGATCGGCCAGCCGTACCACGAGGAACTCCAGCCCGGCACCCGCCCACTGCGGCCCAGCGAGGACTCGTTCTACGTGCCGCCCGTCGGCTTCGAACTCACCGCGCCCGGCACCGTCCTGCGGTCCCGTGACGTCGAGCTCGGCTTCATGGGCGTCATCCCCCAGGGCGTCACCGCCACCCAGCTGCTGTACCGCAGTACCGATCTCAACGGCAGCGCGCAGGCCGCGGTGACCACCGTCCTGCTGCCCGTCGGCCACAACGCCGACACGCGCTGCCCCATCGTGTCGTATCAGTGCGCCATCGACGCGGTCTCCGACGCCTGCTTCCCGTCCTACGCCCTGCGCCGTCGCGCCCGGGCCCTGGGCTCGGTGGCACAGCTCGAATACATGCTCGTCGCCGCGGTCCTCGCGCAGGGCTGGGCCGTGTCCATCCCGGATCACGAAGGCACCGACGGCATCTGGGGCGCGCCGCACGAACCCGGGTACCACATCCTCGACGGCCTGCGCGCCGCCATCAACACCGAATCACTCGGCCTGTACGCCGACGCGCCGATCGGCCTGTGGGGCTACTCGGGCGGCGGCCTCGCCAGTGCCTGGGCCGCGGAGGAATACGCCAACTACGCGCCCGAGCTCAATGTCGTCGGCGCCGCCCTCGGCTCTCCGGTGGCCAACCTGGGCAACGTCTTCAACCAGCTGAACGGCACCTCCAAGGCGGGCCTGCCGGCCACCGTCATCGCGGCGCTCATGCACATCTACCCAGGCCTGAACCGCGTCATCCATGAGCACGCCACCGAGGCCGGTAAGGCGATGCTGCGCAACATCGAGGGCATGACCACCGCCGAGGCGGTGATCCGGCACGCCGGACTCGACTTCGACACCCTGCTGAAGTCGCCGCTGCAGGAAGTGCTCGAGACCCCAGAGGTGCAGCACGTCTTCGAGAGCATCAAGCTCGGCAAGACGGCGCCGACCCCGCCGCTGCTGATCATGCAGGCCGTGTACGACCAGATCATCGCCGTCGGGAACATCGACGAGCTGACCGACACCTACGTCATGGGCGGCTCGCACGTGACCTACCACCGCGACATCCTCAGCGAGCACATCGCGCTGCACCCGCTGGCCGCGCCGATGACGCTGAACTGGCTCGCCGAACGGTTCGACGGCAAGCCGCTGGGCCCGACCGTACGTACGTCGTGGCCGGCCCTGCTGAACCCGGCGACCTACCTCGGCCTGCTCAAGCTGGGCGTCGTCAGCACGAAGGTTCTGCTGGGACTTCCGATTGGGCGTCGGTAG
- a CDS encoding DUF2567 domain-containing protein, translating into MSQPAETASAPTLSHRAAALRVVVGLALTGALGGVVWAFLAPPVDAVVALTKKGQRIHGYFGDESDRVFLGGALAVGLLTVIAVVAATLVWQWRAHRGPLLAGALALGNVAAAGALTGVGAVVAHWRYGTPDLAGAPLSPEHRVGYLVEAPPVFFGHSPWVIATTLIFPAGVAALVYLFCTLATKRDDLGAWPPVEPAPVRLPAAVAPVATDAQSEVPAEPSC; encoded by the coding sequence GTGAGTCAGCCCGCTGAAACAGCCTCGGCGCCAACGCTTTCGCATCGCGCCGCGGCGCTGCGGGTCGTCGTCGGCCTGGCGCTGACCGGCGCTCTCGGCGGCGTGGTGTGGGCGTTCCTCGCCCCGCCGGTCGACGCCGTCGTCGCGCTGACCAAGAAGGGTCAGCGCATCCACGGGTACTTCGGTGACGAATCGGACCGGGTGTTCCTGGGCGGTGCGTTGGCGGTCGGTCTGTTGACGGTGATCGCCGTCGTGGCCGCGACATTGGTGTGGCAATGGCGCGCGCATCGCGGGCCGCTGCTGGCCGGCGCGCTGGCGCTCGGCAATGTGGCAGCCGCGGGCGCGCTCACGGGCGTGGGCGCCGTCGTCGCGCATTGGCGTTATGGGACACCGGATCTCGCGGGCGCGCCGTTGTCGCCCGAGCATCGGGTGGGTTACCTCGTCGAGGCGCCGCCGGTGTTCTTCGGCCACTCGCCATGGGTCATCGCCACGACGCTGATTTTCCCGGCCGGCGTTGCGGCGCTGGTCTATCTGTTCTGCACGCTGGCGACCAAGCGCGACGATCTGGGCGCCTGGCCGCCGGTGGAGCCGGCGCCGGTCCGGCTACCGGCAGCCGTCGCCCCGGTGGCTACCGACGCCCAATCGGAAGTCCCAGCAGAACCTTCGTGCTGA
- the bioB gene encoding biotin synthase BioB: MTQAATDVLGVAREQVLERGEGLSQEQVLEVLQLPDDRLEDLLALAHEVRMKWCGPEVEVEGIISLKTGGCPEDCHFCSQSGLFASPVRSAWLDVPSLVEAAKQTAKTGATEFCIVAAVRGPDERLLAQVAAGIEAIRNEVDIQIACSLGMLDQEQVDRLKAMGVHRYNHNLETSKSYFPNVVTTHTWEERWKTLEMVREAGMEVCCGGILGMGETLEQRAEFAANLAELNPHEVPLNFLNPRPGTPFGDLEVLPAADALRAVAAFRLAMPRTMLRFAGGREITLGDLGAKQGILGGINAVIVGNYLTTLGRPAESDLELLDDLQMPIKALNATL, encoded by the coding sequence ATGACTCAGGCCGCGACCGATGTTTTGGGTGTAGCCCGCGAGCAGGTGCTCGAGCGTGGCGAAGGCCTGAGCCAGGAGCAGGTGCTCGAGGTTCTGCAGCTGCCCGACGACCGACTGGAGGACCTGCTGGCACTCGCGCACGAGGTGCGCATGAAGTGGTGTGGTCCCGAGGTCGAGGTCGAGGGCATCATCAGCCTCAAGACCGGCGGTTGCCCTGAGGACTGCCACTTCTGCTCGCAGTCGGGTCTGTTCGCCTCCCCGGTGCGCAGCGCGTGGCTGGACGTCCCGAGCCTCGTCGAGGCCGCGAAGCAGACCGCCAAGACCGGTGCCACCGAGTTCTGCATCGTCGCCGCGGTGCGTGGACCCGACGAGCGTCTGCTGGCCCAGGTGGCCGCCGGCATCGAGGCCATCCGCAACGAGGTCGACATCCAGATCGCCTGCTCGCTGGGCATGCTCGATCAGGAGCAGGTCGACCGCCTCAAGGCCATGGGTGTGCACCGCTACAACCACAACCTGGAGACCTCGAAGTCGTACTTCCCCAACGTCGTCACGACCCACACCTGGGAAGAGCGCTGGAAGACGCTGGAGATGGTCCGCGAAGCCGGCATGGAGGTCTGCTGCGGCGGCATCCTCGGCATGGGCGAGACGCTGGAGCAGCGTGCCGAGTTCGCCGCGAACCTCGCGGAGCTGAACCCGCACGAGGTCCCGCTGAACTTCCTGAACCCGCGCCCGGGCACCCCGTTCGGTGACCTCGAGGTGCTGCCGGCCGCCGACGCGCTGCGCGCCGTCGCGGCGTTCCGTCTGGCCATGCCGCGCACCATGCTGCGCTTCGCCGGTGGCCGCGAGATCACCCTCGGCGACCTGGGCGCCAAGCAGGGCATCCTGGGCGGCATCAACGCCGTCATCGTCGGCAACTACCTGACGACGCTGGGTCGCCCGGCCGAGTCGGACCTGGAACTGCTGGACGATCTGCAGATGCCGATCAAGGCTCTGAACGCCACCCTGTAG
- a CDS encoding TetR family transcriptional regulator: MQLHRSDVVAKAAEILDNYGIADLTMRRLARELSVSPGALYWHFADKQELLGAVADRLLASAATVPAGGEWPDRIVALCSALRDALLSATDGAELVSASFSAGRSAELSRIVAALTDACVESGLTAHDADLAARTIVYYVLGFTADEQSRIQWDAAGATVADSEAVWSENAGGRFTFGLGLLVDGLAAHAISRRS, translated from the coding sequence GTGCAACTGCACCGAAGCGACGTGGTGGCCAAGGCCGCCGAAATCCTGGACAACTACGGGATCGCCGACCTGACCATGCGCAGGCTGGCGCGTGAACTGAGCGTCAGCCCAGGCGCTCTGTACTGGCATTTCGCCGACAAGCAGGAGCTACTGGGCGCCGTCGCCGACCGCCTGCTGGCCAGCGCGGCGACCGTTCCGGCCGGCGGCGAATGGCCGGACCGCATCGTCGCTCTGTGTTCGGCGCTGCGCGACGCGCTGCTGTCCGCCACCGACGGCGCCGAGCTGGTGTCGGCCAGTTTCTCCGCCGGGCGATCGGCCGAGCTGAGCCGCATCGTGGCGGCCCTCACCGACGCGTGCGTCGAATCGGGGCTCACGGCGCACGACGCCGACCTCGCGGCCCGCACCATCGTCTACTACGTGCTGGGCTTCACCGCCGACGAACAGTCCCGCATCCAGTGGGACGCGGCCGGCGCCACGGTGGCCGACAGCGAGGCGGTGTGGTCCGAAAATGCCGGTGGCCGTTTCACTTTCGGCCTCGGTCTACTCGTCGACGGGCTCGCGGCGCACGCCATCAGCCGCCGCAGCTGA
- a CDS encoding 2'-5' RNA ligase family protein: MVHSVELLFDLDTEAVIRRAWDDLRAAGIVAQPPAARPHATLCVAQQIDEAVVPALAGVDGRFPFRARLGATLVFGRSAGVLARLVVPSADLLDLHAEVCALAAPYLRPGPMPHTEPGDWTPHVTLARRIPPDRLARALGIAGRPAEISATATRLRLWNGDTRTEILLG, from the coding sequence ATGGTGCACTCGGTCGAGCTGCTGTTCGACCTCGACACCGAGGCCGTGATCCGGCGCGCCTGGGACGACCTGCGCGCGGCGGGGATCGTCGCTCAACCGCCCGCCGCTCGTCCACATGCCACCTTGTGTGTTGCCCAGCAGATCGACGAGGCGGTGGTGCCGGCGTTGGCCGGTGTCGACGGGCGGTTCCCGTTCCGGGCCCGTTTAGGCGCCACGCTGGTGTTCGGCCGCTCCGCCGGAGTCCTGGCCCGTCTCGTGGTGCCCAGCGCCGACCTGCTCGACCTGCACGCCGAGGTCTGCGCGCTCGCCGCGCCGTATCTACGGCCGGGCCCCATGCCGCACACCGAGCCGGGTGACTGGACGCCACACGTCACCCTGGCGCGTCGTATCCCGCCGGATCGGCTCGCCAGGGCACTCGGCATTGCCGGCCGGCCGGCCGAGATCAGCGCCACCGCGACCCGACTGCGGCTGTGGAACGGCGACACCCGCACGGAGATTCTGCTCGGCTGA
- the bioD gene encoding dethiobiotin synthase — translation MTLLLVAGTDTGVGKTIATAALASAARQAGLDVAVCKAVQTGISPAAGHGDDDLAEVGRLADVTSLVPGWRYPEPLAPVAAAELAGMELPTREELVALVRNVDRPRQLTLVEGAGGLLVQLGADGTTLRDLAVELGAAVLVVVAPGLGTLNHTGLTVESLAAHDIACAGLVIGSWPQEPGLAEASNRGALADIAPVRAVLPDGAGRLSPGEFAAVSAKAFDPQWVSSLVG, via the coding sequence GTGACGCTGCTGCTGGTCGCCGGGACCGATACCGGCGTCGGCAAGACCATCGCCACCGCGGCGCTGGCCAGTGCCGCCCGCCAGGCCGGTCTGGACGTCGCGGTGTGCAAGGCGGTGCAGACGGGCATCTCGCCGGCCGCCGGCCACGGTGACGACGATCTGGCCGAGGTGGGTCGCCTGGCGGACGTCACGTCGCTCGTGCCGGGCTGGCGCTATCCCGAACCGCTCGCCCCTGTCGCGGCCGCCGAATTGGCCGGTATGGAGTTGCCGACGCGCGAGGAGCTGGTCGCTCTGGTCCGCAACGTCGACCGGCCCCGTCAGCTGACCCTCGTCGAGGGCGCCGGGGGACTGCTCGTCCAACTCGGCGCCGACGGCACGACGTTGCGCGACCTGGCCGTCGAACTCGGGGCCGCGGTCCTGGTCGTCGTCGCACCGGGTCTGGGCACTCTCAACCACACCGGCCTGACCGTCGAATCGCTTGCTGCGCATGACATCGCGTGCGCCGGTCTGGTGATCGGCAGTTGGCCGCAGGAGCCGGGGCTCGCGGAAGCATCCAACCGGGGTGCGCTCGCGGACATCGCTCCGGTGCGTGCCGTGCTGCCCGACGGCGCGGGCCGGTTGTCGCCCGGGGAGTTCGCTGCCGTGAGCGCGAAAGCATTTGATCCGCAATGGGTTTCGAGCCTGGTCGGCTGA